Genomic DNA from Heteronotia binoei isolate CCM8104 ecotype False Entrance Well chromosome 8, APGP_CSIRO_Hbin_v1, whole genome shotgun sequence:
gtttgcccatttaatttaattatttccCCACAAGGGTTAGTGTGATAAAGGTTTTGTATGGTGTAAGTCCAAAAAGAAAAGACTCAAGAATCAAAGCAGCAAATCAAAGTGGAGAAGGAAGTtgggcagcagcagggcagaggGTACCACCACCAAATTCCTCCTCTGGGCACACATGCACTTTCACCTCTTCAGCCAGACTCTCAGGCAGggagattgccagcctccagcgtGATTTAGAGCCTACCAGTCAGCTGATCGCTGGGCCCTTTAAATCGCTGGCAGGAGAGTGGGGTGGTGGTTGCTCAAGCGGTGGTGGCAGGGGGGAAGGCTGTGGTGTTGGGCCCCCCCCCATCAGGAAGGCCTAGTTGGGAGGCCCTGGCAAGAAGTCAGAAGGCAAAGTCtttacagcccccctccccccatagccaTGGGCCTGCATACCTATACTGTGACAGAATTTGGTTTGGATGTATATTTCATGCCcaagtttgtttttctttttttccaaaacagagctagttgagagccagtttggtgtagttgttaagtgtgtggaatggccttgggttagccattcagagagaagggtggggtataaatctgcagtcttcttcaaactTAGTTCCTAGTCTGTTTTGTTAACTCTATTCTTTGTGGGCTAATTtactgctattcacagatcttactAAGCACTGCAATCAGCTATATTtactgctattcacagatcttactAAGCACTGCAATCAGCTATAattgcccagttacttatgcatcttgactctgacTAACCCTCCCCAAAACACCTATATGTAATGACTGAGAAAGTCctctttcactgtatctgaagaagtgtgcttgcacagaaaagcttatactttgaataactttgttggacttaaaggtgcccctctggactcaaatgttgttctCGTGTTTTCAATATTGGGCTGCCCCCTTGAGGACTAGAAATGTTCTTAAAGCTTCAGTGCAGAGATCTGAGATTCTCCTCAATGCATAACTTTTGTGCAGTATCCACGTACATATTATTGAAGACAATATCAGGTGCACATAATTGTAAACTGTCCTTTCCTGTTGGGAGACGGTTCAATGGCATGTGGTTCTAGATTCTTCCAGAGACATTCCCTGTTCTGTAATTTGTGCTTTGCTATCACTTAAATTGGACCTACCTTCTTTGCCTCTGTTTTGTTCTTTAGTCTACTGTTGGACTGAATGATCCCAGAGGACATCGACTTCCTGCTCCAGAAAAACAGGTATGTGCAGGACCAGTGCCTGTCTCTGCAATGGGACCACAGCCCAGATCCCTGCAGCTTGGTCGGATGAGCGGCCCTCCCACGGATGCCAGTATGTATTCCCCTGCACAGTTCCAGCAAGGATTCCTTTCTCCAAGGCACAATGGACCTCCTATGAGACAACCAGAGACCTCAGAGCTTCCTCCCAGCCATATGTACAGACCGTTTAAGTACCTAAACCGAGCACATCCTGCTGTGTGGAATGGAAGCCACGAGGCAGCAAACCAGATGGCCCTGGGAGTAGACAAGAAGCTTCCCATGGGCCCACGCCACCCTTTGCCACCTCGTGCTCTGAGTCACATGATGGACCCCCGGGCACTGAGACCGCCCTTGCCACCCAACCAGTGGACTGAGCAATCCAATTTCCTACCTCATGGAGTTCCACCCTCAGGATATATCCGACAACCAGGGAAAGCCCCTGGACAGAGAATGCAGCAGCAGCTACCAGCCTCACTGTTTGGGCCTCCCCCTCAAGTGCAGAGAGGAGGCCAGGGTGGGGATTCCATGATGGACAGTCCAGAAATGATTGCCATGCAGCAGCTCTCCTCCCGGGTATGCCCACCTGGTGTGCCTTACCATccccgccagcctcctcccccacacttgcctggacccttcccACAGCTGGCCCGAGTGGCGTCTACCAACGTTCAGCCTCCAAAGCCAACTTTAGGGAATGGGAACTCTCAGGATGCCAGTCGGACAATAGACCCAGAGAACAACAGAGGTAATGTATGTCCTTGCTTTGTTAAGGCAAAAACATAACAGCTATATCAGCTGAGTGACTCATTTAGGTCCAGCTTATTTCATGTGTGCTTTGCTTGACATTTCCCACAATCACTTGAGCTAGCAAGGGGGTTCCCATTGGATGACTGGTTTGTGGAGGGAGGATGGCTCGTGTTCAAGTTTCACCATATATAATGATTTACTATGAACATAATACACGTCTTATCCATGGTGTGTGTGCACTGAAGTGGCCCTGCAATGGGCAAGGTGAGCTCGACTGGTTCAAATAATGGATTTTATAGGGTGCCATTAAGTAAGAGTAAGAGATGGATCTAAAACTATGTACTAGGAAATTGTTCTGGTCACAGTAATGTTTAATGCAGAACTTCCAGTCTGGAAACTCTGCACAGGCATGACTTGTACcccatattaattaattaatgaattttattttaggcaatttaatcagtataaactgttactgatcaGTATAAACTGTTATACTGTTTAATCAGTATAAACAACAGAGTCTTATGGAACCCCAAAGGATAATATATTTATTATTAAGTTTTTGTAGCCTATACCTTGTAGCTTACACCTTTGAGTCCATCAGAGATTAATTCCATAATAAATTGGTTTCTCTATAAGGTGCCATGAGGCTGTTGCTTTTCCTACCATAGATTAATACGGCCACCCCACCAAATATGTAATTTTTGTATGAGGAGTGGGGTGTTTGGGATTTATCACTTCAGGGACCAGAGAGTTATGGATGAGTTCTTTCTGCACTTTTTGTTAGCTAGGAACAATTGTAGTGCCTGAGTTAAACGCCATAACTGCCAGAATTAAAAAGAGGCAAAGGTTGGTCTTCTTGACCTTTGCAATTGTTTGTAGGTAGATCAGTTGTGTGCTTCCTGTCTTGCCTTAGTCACACATGCCTACTTTCTTATACCTAAAAGTGACGCTTGCATCAGGTAAACCAATTTTTCACCTGATTCCCATTGTCCTTTCTCTGATGTGTGCATATTGTACTTATGCATGATGTGATTGAGATGCTGACAGTGTTATGCTGTGTAACTTGAGACTTAAGCAGCATCTCTTAAAAATGAGTCCTAGGAGGAAGGTGAGCAAGAAAAGAATACATATAGTGAGGGATACCCCAGCTGATTCAGCATAGCTGAACCAAGGTGTAGGTAGGAGAAAGAAAATACATGTTTAATGCTGGAAGGCAAGCTGATCGTAGGATTGGTGCCTTGAGGCTCTTCCTAGACATTTGCTTAGATGCAATTCACAACTACCCCACTGCTTTGGTATATGAAGCACGCATAAAGTTTGCTTCAACCTCTGCTGTTTTAGCTCCATTTTGATTTTGAAGGGACTCTGGTAACTTTATTTCAGTACCTTCTGTTAACTTTCAAAATTCCTGCTATAGCCTGTGAAATTATCTTAATGGGATTTTCCAGAAACCTGGTACAAACACAGTGTTAATAGGGATTAGGAACTGAACTCAGAGCTTTGGAACCAATCCCTCCTTCCCCTGTCCACCCTTTTATGAACTTCCCCATTCCTTTTTCCCCCCGGTTCAGTGTTGTGGTTAACTCTTGCTAACCATACATCAAATGAGTATGGGGACATTCCTAAAATCCCTGTTCAGTAATCTTGTTTAATAGTGTAtctgcaccagtgttccctctaagctgagttagtgtgagctagctcagttttttagcctccagctcacacatttttatcttagtcaggaaggagggccccagagcagacTGATTAACAcatggtattcactgccacaggaggtggtggcggctacaagcatagacagcttcaagaggggattggataaacatatggagcagaggtccatcagtggctattagccacagtgtattgttggaactctttgtctgaggcagtgatgctctgtattcttggtgcttggggaggcacagtgggagggcttccagtagccctggccccactgatggacctcctgatggcatttgtctttttggccactgtgtgacagagtgttggactggatgggccattgacgtgatccaacatggcttctcttatgttcttatgatttatgcagtagccaaattgcttgctcacaacttttcatgctagtagctcacaaagtagaatttttcctcacaagaccccaacagcttagagggagcattgatctgCACTGGGTCTCTTAAAAGCTGAAAATGAGAGCCTAAACCAATTACTCAAAAAGGGAGATGTGAAGTCTTAAtatagcggggggagggggtttctgTGAGTTGCTGTGAAGAACAGGATTTGAACTGTTTGTTTTCCCCATGTATGACTAAATGAAAGCCATCTGGTTTGTCTTCCATTTGCACAGTGGACCCTCCATCAGGAGTGGAAGAGAAAACTCAGTGTGTTGGCCTTCCAGAAGGGACATATCCCAAGCTGCTACCTCATTCCAAGTCCCCTTTGCAAACAGAATACTCCAGACCAAGCATGACACAAGAAGGGGATGGAAATGATTCTGGAACTAAAAATGACCCAAAAGCAATGCAGAACAAAAGCACATGGTCAGCGGAGGGTACCTATATAAacccagaagcccaggggtgtTCGAGGGACGTTTCAACAGCAGCAGAAAGAGGGCCTGCCCCTGAAAATGGTGCTGTAGGTGCCGAAGGGCCATCCAGTGGATCAGAAGGGAAACCAATGCCTGCTAATTTCTTGGAGAAGCCCCGTTGCACTGGAGGGAAAAATTTGCTGGAAGCCACTGTGCCTTGCATGGGACAGAGTACCAGTGCTCCTGCTGGTGTGGATGGCAATCCAGTGGGAAGCAGCGCTGCCCAATTTGGCCCTCTCTACATGCACAGCTTGGAGTATCCAAATTCAGCTACGCGTTACCACATCAATTCAGGACTGCAGGGGTTCAATCCTATGATGGGAGGAAAGCCCCCTCCAATGTCCCACGCTCAACATTTTCCTCCTCGGGGCTTTCAGCCCAATAACAGCCCCCCTGGTGTCTTCCCTCGCTATCGTCCTCATCAGGGAGTGCCATATCCTTACCAGCCTCAGCCCTCTCCTTCCTATCACCATTACCAGCAGCCTCCTTATTATGCTTGTCCACAGGGTTACTCAGAGTGGCAGAGGCCTTTCCCTCCACAGTCCAGTCCGACTGGGCATCCGCCTACCCAGCCACCTCTGGTCAGGCCCCCTTTCTCGGACAGAGGGACCATGGGTGGTGGCATGCAGGGCTGCGAGGTGGTCAGTGCCACTTTGGCTTCCCCGAACCGAATGGATATGGCGAGCGCCAAAGAGGTTCCAAGCAGTGGGCAAGAGCTGCCCCCCGAGGCCGAGAAACCAGATGAGTCCCAGGAGAGGCCTGAGAGTCCCAAAGAGTTTCTTGATTTGGACAACCATAACGCGGCTGCCAAGAGGCAGAGAACTGTGGCAACAGGAGAGTATCTCTATGGCTCTCCCCCTCCGCCCATGAGGTCCGGGATTGGATTTGGGCCATCTGCTTTCCCACCTCATGGTGTCATGTTGCAGGCAGGTTCTCCTTATGCATCACGGCATCCAGCCAATCACTTCCAGTCTAGGGCTTATGGACCACCAGTGAATGCTCACTTGTCAAACCATCCGGTTGCCAATCAAGTAAATGGTCTTGCTCATGAAGGACCCCTGTACCGTTGCCAAGAAGAAAACGTGGGACACTTCCAGGCCTTAATGATGGAGCAGACGGGACGTGGAAGTGGCATGGGAGGACTGTCCCCCGATATGTATAGACCATCAGGGTAAGACTGTTCTCCATGGGGAGAGGGTGGTGGGCGTGCCCAATTCTGGTTACTGTCACAAAGATGAGAATCCAAAGAGTTGCCTACAGTGATGTAATACAGGTCAGATTAGTGCCATCTCTGGCAGAGCTTCACATTGACTTTGTAAGGACAGGAAAGACAGATCGATGGATCACTTGGTATAATGCATAATCATTATTTCCTTTCATTTTGATGAACTTCATCAGTGAAGTTTCTTGTTTAgaccaggggaggggagagattgtTCAACTGTTTCACTAGGTTAAAGCTAAAATTTGATTACCATAGTAAATTAGTTTATTTTGTGTGCTTTCCTTCCCCATGTACCTACAATTCACCTGAAAAAAGTTAACACACATCCATCATATGGAAAAGGTTATTCATGCGTAGATCTTTCTTGCACTAGTCACAGGGAAGAAGGGATGAGCATATGAACAATATGTGGTCAATGACCAAACACAGAATTTGTCCATCTCCACCAAATTAGGAATGTTTGTCTCTGTGTGTATATTCATTTATAGGCATTTGGTTGCTGAAGTAACTTTTTCTGCCGTGTGTGATTCCAGAATGCACATGCACCAACCCCAA
This window encodes:
- the LOC132576545 gene encoding chromatin remodeling regulator CECR2 → MCPEEDGGCGGEGDGGVSAAPAASAAPEGTAAAASSSPSSTALLGELRSWWEVPAIAHFCSLFRTAFRLPDFEIEELEAALYSDDVDFISDLIACLLQGCYQRSDITSQTFHGYLEDIINYRWELEEGKPNPLRESTFQELPLRTRVEILHRLCDYRLDADDVFDLLKGLDADSLRVEPLGEDSNGALYWYFYGTRMYKEEPAKPNGELAAERGCGTQAGAPNVPGKIVKRRGRPPKRKKLLEENLLREKAEENALMHESQMRNGPGRGTWWLLCQTEEEWKQVTESFRERTSLRERQLYKLLSEDFLPEICNMIAQKEKRLQRMEFSPRWMSDHQHIKPMRQEVTPMVLSRMEKQRRREEEEERQILLAVQKKEQEQMLKEERKREMEEKVKAVEERAKRRKLREERAWLLAQGKELPPELSHLDPSSPAREERKAKDLFELDDEFTAMYKVLDVLKAHKDSWPFLEPVDESYAPNYYQIIKSPMDISSMEKKLNGGQYYTKEQFVGDMKTMFRNCLKYNGENSEYTKMAYNLERCFHRAMMKHFPGEDGDTDDEFWIREDGKREKRSRRTIRSSVWTRSKDSEGLGRRQQHLQNGGKLPPHRAKHRVPSSSSSSLSSSVDDPSSSSLPPTGEVASSNGRGFLQSHHYGGMPSHVSHPGQMRPAVPGPFGSLHGSDPAKPYGSPRVPEPHPGEPSQQHQHFAMQSTVGLNDPRGHRLPAPEKQVCAGPVPVSAMGPQPRSLQLGRMSGPPTDASMYSPAQFQQGFLSPRHNGPPMRQPETSELPPSHMYRPFKYLNRAHPAVWNGSHEAANQMALGVDKKLPMGPRHPLPPRALSHMMDPRALRPPLPPNQWTEQSNFLPHGVPPSGYIRQPGKAPGQRMQQQLPASLFGPPPQVQRGGQGGDSMMDSPEMIAMQQLSSRVCPPGVPYHPRQPPPPHLPGPFPQLARVASTNVQPPKPTLGNGNSQDASRTIDPENNRVDPPSGVEEKTQCVGLPEGTYPKLLPHSKSPLQTEYSRPSMTQEGDGNDSGTKNDPKAMQNKSTWSAEGTYINPEAQGCSRDVSTAAERGPAPENGAVGAEGPSSGSEGKPMPANFLEKPRCTGGKNLLEATVPCMGQSTSAPAGVDGNPVGSSAAQFGPLYMHSLEYPNSATRYHINSGLQGFNPMMGGKPPPMSHAQHFPPRGFQPNNSPPGVFPRYRPHQGVPYPYQPQPSPSYHHYQQPPYYACPQGYSEWQRPFPPQSSPTGHPPTQPPLVRPPFSDRGTMGGGMQGCEVVSATLASPNRMDMASAKEVPSSGQELPPEAEKPDESQERPESPKEFLDLDNHNAAAKRQRTVATGEYLYGSPPPPMRSGIGFGPSAFPPHGVMLQAGSPYASRHPANHFQSRAYGPPVNAHLSNHPVANQVNGLAHEGPLYRCQEENVGHFQALMMEQTGRGSGMGGLSPDMYRPSGMHMHQPQAPFPKVPPATLPREELLPQKPSALPLDQS